In one Lycium barbarum isolate Lr01 chromosome 7, ASM1917538v2, whole genome shotgun sequence genomic region, the following are encoded:
- the LOC132603715 gene encoding beta-galactosidase, translating into MQFSMLTNMASWFAMWNVLLMLLLFSWISCGIASVSYDHKAIIVNGQRKILISGSIHYPRSTPEMWPDLIQKAKEGGVDVIQTYVFWNGHEPEEGKYYFEGRYDLVKFIKVVQEAGLYVHLRIGPYACAEWNFGGFPVWLKYVPGISFRTDNEPFKAAMQKFTTKIVDMMKSEKLYESQGGPIILSQIENEYGPMEWELGEPGKVYSEWAAKMAVDLETGVPWIMCKQDDVPDPIINTCNGFYCDYFKPNKASKPKMWTEAWTAWFTEFGGPVPYRPAEDMAFAVARFIQTGGSFVNYYMYHGGTNFARTSGGPFIATSYDYDAPLDEFGLLREPKWGHLKDLHRAIKLCEPALVSADPTVTSLGNYQEARVFKSESGACAAFLANYNQHSFAKVAFGNRHYNLPPWSISILPDCKNTVYNTARVGAQISQMKMTPVSRGFSWESYNEEAASHEDDTFTVVGLLEQINITRDVSDYLWYMTVVEIDPTEGFLNSGNWPWLTVFSAGHALHVFLNGQLAGTVYGSLENPKLTFSSGINLRAGVNKISLLSIAVGLPNVGPHFETWNAGVLGPVSLNGLNEGTRDLTWQKWFYKVGLKGESLSLHSLSGSPSVEWVEGSLVAQKQPLSWYKTTFNAPDGNEPLALDMNTMGKGQVWINGQNLGRHWPAYKSSGSCSVCNYTGWFDEKKCLTNCGEGSQRWYHVPRSWLYPTGNLLVVFEEWGGDPYGITLVKREIASVCADIYEWQPQLLNWQRLVSGKFDRPLRPKAHLRCAPGQKISSIKFASFGTPEGVCGSFQQGSCHARRSYDAFEKNCVGKESCSVQVTPENFGGDPCRNVLKKLSVEAICS; encoded by the exons ATGCAATTCTCAATGCTGACCAACATGGCTTCTTGGTTTGCAATGTGGAATGTGTTACTAATGTTATTAttgttttcatggatttcttGTGGAATTGCTTCTGTTTCCTATGACCATAAAGCTATTATTGTAAATGGCCAAAGAAAAATCCTCATTTCTGGATCAATTCATTATCCAAGAAGCACCCCTGAG ATGTGGCCAGATCTTATTCAGAAGGCAAAAGAAGGAGGAGTAGATGTAATACAGACTTATGTTTTTTGGAATGGGCATGAGCCTGAAGAAGGGAAA tATTATTTTGAAGGGAGATATGATTTAGTGAAATTTATTAAAGTGGTCCAAGAAGCAGGACTTTATGTTCATCTCAGGATTGGACCTTATGCATGTGCTGAATGGAATTTTGG GGGGTTTCCAGTTTGGTTGAAATATGTTCCAGGTATCAGTTTCAGAACAGACAATGAGCCTTTCAAG GCTGCAATGCAAAAGTTCACTACCAAGATTGTTGATATGATGAAATCAGAAAAGCTCTATGAATCTCAGGGTGGTCCAATTATTCTATCTCAG ATCGAAAATGAATATGGACCTATGGAGTGGGAACTAGGTGAACCTGGTAAAGTCTACTCAGAGTGGGCAGCTAAAATGGCTGTGGATCTTGAAACTGGTGTCCCATGGATCATGTGCAAGCAAGATGATGTCCCTGATCCTATT ATTAATACTTGCAATGGTTTCTACTGTGACTACTTCAAACCAAATAAGGCTAGTAAACCCAAGATGTGGACTGAAGCCTGGACAGCCTG GTTTACTGAATTTGGAGGGCCAGTTCCTTACCGTCCTGCAGAGGATATGGCATTTGCTGTCGCAAGATTTATACAAACGGGAGGCTCCTTCGTCAATTACTATATG TATCATGGAGGAACAAACTTTGCAAGGACTTCCGGTGGCCCATTTATTGCTACTAGTTATGACTATGATGCACCTCTTGATGAATTTG GGTTATTACGGGAGCCTAAATGGGGTCATCTGAAAGATCTGCATAGAGCAATAAAGCTTTGTGAGCCAGCTTTAGTATCTGCGGATCCAACTGTGACATCCTTAGGAAACTATCAAGAG GCCCGTGTTTTTAAGTCGGAGTCTGGGGCCTGCGCTGCCTTCCTAGCAAATTACAACCAGCACTCTTTTGCTAAAGTGGCATTTGGGAACCGGCATTATAACTTGCCACCCTGGTCTATCAGCATTCTTCCTGACTGCAAGAACACTGTATATAATACTGCAAGG GTTGGTGCTCAAATTTCTCAGATGAAGATGACTCCAGTCAGTAGAGGATTCTCTTGGGAGTCATATAATGAAGAGGCAGCATCGCATGAAGACGATACCTTCACAGTTGTTGGGTTATTGGAGCAGATAAATATCACAAGAGATGTATCGGATTATTTGTGGTACATGACTGT CGTCGAGATTGATCCAACAGAAGGATTTTTGAATAGTGGAAATTGGCCATGGCTTACGGTCTTCTCTGCTGGCCATGCATTGCATGTATTCTTGAATGGTCAATTAGCAG GAACTGTTTATGGAAGTTTAGAAAACCCAAAACTAACTTTCAGCAGTGGTATAAATCTGAGAGCTGGTGTCAACAAGATTTCTCTGCTAAGCATTGCTGTTGGTCTTCCG AATGTTGGCCCTCATTTTGAGACATGGAATGCTGGTGTTCTTGGACCAGTTTCACTTAATGGTCTTAACGAAGGGACAAGAGATTTAACATGGCAGAAATGGTTCTACAAG GTTGGTCTAAAAGGAGAATCCCTGAGTCTTCATTCGCTCAGTGGTAGCCCATCTGTTGAGTGGGTTGAGGGCTCTTTAGTGGCTCAGAAACAGCCACTCAGTTGGTATAAG ACTACATTCAATGCTCCAGACGGAAATGAGCCTTTGGCGTTAGATATGAATACCATGGGCAAAGGTCAAGTATGGATAAACGGTCAGAACCTCGGACGCCACTGGCCTGCATATAAATCATCTGGTAGTTGTAGTGTCTGTAACTATACTGGCTGGTTTGATGAGAAAAAGTGTCTAACTAACTGTGGAGAGGGCTCACAAAGATG GTACCATGTACCCAGGTCTTGGCTGTATCCTACTGGAAATTTGTTAGTTGTATTCGAGGAATGGGGTGGAGATCCTTACGGGATCACTTTAGTCAAAAGAGAAATAGCAAGTGTTTGTGCTGATATATATGAGTGGCAACCACAGTTGTTGAATTGGCAAAGGCTAGTATCTGGTAAATTCGACAGACCTCTCAGACCTAAAGCCCATCTTCGGTGTGCACCTGGTCAGAAGATTTCTTCAATCAAATTTGCAAGTTTTGGAACACCTGAGGGAGTTTGTGGAAGCTTTCAGCAGGGGAGCTGCCATGCGCGACGATCATATGACGCTTTTGAAAAG AATTGTGTTGGGAAAGAGTCTTGCTCAGTACAGGTGACTCCAGAGAATTTTGGAGGTGATCCGTGTCGGAATGTTCTGAAGAAACTCTCAGTGGAAGCCATTTGTAGTTGA
- the LOC132603716 gene encoding transmembrane 9 superfamily member 7-like — MEFHMDPQKSCIFISFLFLISSTHSFYLPGVAPRDFQTGDSLNIKVNKLSSTKTQLPYDYYYLKYCKPTEILNSAENLGEVLRGDRIENSVYNFQMRQEQPCQVVCRQKLDAESAKNFKEKIDDEYRVNMILDNLPVAVLRQRRDGSQSTTYEHGFRVGFKGNYAGSKEGKYFINNHLSFRVMYHKDPETDTARIVGFEVTPNSINHEYKEWNDKNPQVTTCNQNTKNLILGGVIPQEVDTDKEVVFTYDVSFKESDIRWASRWDTYLLMNDDQIHWFSIINSLMIVLFLSGMVAMIMMRTLYRDIANYNQLETQDEAQEETGWKLVHGDVFRPPIKCGLLCVYVGTGVQIFAMTLVTMIFAVLGFLSPSNRGGLMTAMVLLWVFMGLFAGYSSARLYRTLRGTEWKRITLRTAFMFPGILFAVFFVLNALIWGEKSSGAVPFGTMFALVCLWFGISVPLVFVGAYIGNKKVVIEEPVKTNKIPRQIPEQPWYMKPAFSILIGGILPFGAVFIELFFILTSIWLNQFYYIFGFLFIVFLILIITCAEITMVLCYFQLCSEDYYWWWRAYLTAGSSALYFFLYSVFYFFSKLEITKLVSGILYFGYMLIASYAFFVLTGTIGFYACFWFVRKIYSSVKID, encoded by the exons CTTGAAGTATTGCAAACCTACTGAAATTTTGAATAGTGCGGAGAATTTGGGGGAGGTACTTCGAGGGGACCGAATAGAGAATTCAGTTTATAAT TTCCAAATGAGACAAGAACAGCCATGCCAAGTGGTTTGTCGACAAAAACTTGATGCTGAATCTGCAAAGAACTTCAAGGAAAAGATTGATGATGAGTACAGAGTCAATAT GATTCTAGATAACCTTCCTGTTGCTGTTCTTAGACAAAGGCGAGATGGAAGTCAGTCAACTACTTATGAGCATGGTTTCCGTGTTGGGTTCAAGGGAAATTATGCTGGG AGTAAAGAGGGAAAGTATTTTATCAACAACCACTTAAGCTTTCGAGTCATGTACCACAAGGATCCTGAAACCGATACAGCTCGTATTGTTGGGTTTGAAGTCACTCCAAATAG CATTAATCATGAGTACAAGGAGTGGAATGACAAGAACCCTCAAGTGACGACCTGCAACCAGAATACAAAAAATTTAATTCTAGGTGGTGTTATACCCCAAGAAGTAGATACAGATAAGGAAGTTGTATTTACCTATGATGTTTCCTTCAAG GAGAGTGATATAAGGTGGGCTTCTCGTTGGGATACATACCTTCTCATGAATGATGATCAGATCCACTGGTTTTCCATCATAAACTCCCTTATGATTGTCCTCTTCCTTTCTGGTATGGTTGCAATGATCATGATGAGAACTTTGTACAGAGATATTGCTAACTATAATCAACTGGAAACACAAGATGAAGCTCAGGAAGAAACAGGATGGAAACTTGTTCACGGAGATGTTTTCCGCCCTCCTATTAAGTGTGGATTATTGTGTGTTTATGTTGGGACAGGTGTCCAGATATTTGCGATGACACTAGTGACAATGATCTTTGCTGTGCTGGGTTTCTTATCACCTTCTAACCGTGGTGGACTTATGACTGCCATGGTTCTGCTCTGGGTCTTCATGGGCTTGTTTGCCGGCTATTCTTCTGCACGTCTTTACAGAACACTTAGGGGAACGGAGTGGAAGAGGATTACTTTGAGAACGGCTTTTATGTTCCCCGGTATACTTTTTGCTGTCTTCTTTGTGCTGAACGCTCTTATCTGGGGAGAGAAATCTTCCGGAGCTGTGCCTTTTGGAACTATGTTTGCTCTTGTGTGCTTATGGTTTGGAATCTCAGTACCTTTAGTGTTTGTTGGCGCCTACATCGGCAATAAAAAAGTGGTCATTGAAGAGCCAGTTAAGACAAACAAAATACCTAGACAAATACCGGAGCAGCCATGGTACATGAAACCGGCCTTTTCAATTCTTATCGGTGGCATTCTTCCGTTTGGGGCTGTTTTCATTGAGTTGTTCTTCATTTTGACTTCCATATGGCTGAACCAGTTCTACTACATCTTCGGCTTCCTTTTTATAGTTTTTCTGATCTTGATAATCACGTGTGCGGAGATAACAATGGTTCTCTGCTACTTCCAGTTGTGCAGTGAAGATTATTATTGGTGGTGGAGAGCTTATCTGACTGCTGGATCCTCGGCTTTGTACTTCTTTCTCTACTCTGTTTTCTATTTCTTCAGCAAGTTGGAAATTACGAAGCTGGTTTCAGGCATCTTGTATTTCGGTTACATGTTGATTGCATCGTATGCATTCTTTGTGTTAACGGGAACAATTGGTTTCTACGCTTGCTTCTGGTTTGTCCGGAAAATCTACTCCTCTGTGAAGATTGACTGA